Below is a window of Drosophila miranda strain MSH22 chromosome 3, D.miranda_PacBio2.1, whole genome shotgun sequence DNA.
CGAGGGCGACCTCCTCCTCCATAACGTGTATGGGACTGTAGCAGAGCGGATCTTCGTTGTAGATAATGTCCTTGATGTCCTCGCTGATCCCATCGTTTTGCTCATACTCTTCCCACTTCTGCGGGAGTGCGCCGGTCTCGGCGACAAACGATGTGGACTGCCTTTCAATCTTCGGCTTAGCCACATGCACAGGCCCCCGCAGTAGCTTGGCCTTAGTTATTCGCACAGTTTTCTCTGCAATTATATGTATGCGATAGAGTGTTTGTTAATAAGATATGCGATACATTGAATCTCGTCGAAAAACATCAATAGCCACCAAGAGATGGCAGTCCACGATAGTTTACTTTACCCCAAGTCGGCCATAGCGCGCCCAATACTCGATAGCGCGTTCGACCTCCCGCCTAAAATGGTCACTTGCTGATAACTGTGCTGAAGTGATAGTTGTTTACCTTTTTTTATAATGGGAATTAAACGCCCCTGACGGCTCTGCACGGGATTTACGATCACCTCGTCGCTATGCTTGTGGCGCAGATGCGTCCACAAATTTGTGGTATTGTTCCCCTTTAAATTGCTGGCCATGCCACCACGCGATATATTATTTCCGCAATAGCGGCATATCGCAAAGTTTTCGCAGTCCTCGTTGATGTCGTAGTGCTGCCACACATTGCTCACGCGTCCCTTTGGCATCTTTAGATGTTAATTATGAATTAATTTGTGAAAAACTAAAATTTTCTCTACAAATGAAATGCCGATTATATTAGCGTTGCTGGCGTCAGTGTTGCAATGCTGTACCCGTTTTAGTGTTGCAAAACGTAAAAGTATAAGGGAGGAAAACAAAGAAACCAAAAATcagagcaaaaaaaaacaaaaaaaaggattGAATAAATAGCTAAATGCGCTCTATTAGTTGTATTTGctaaatttaattttacaaTAGTCACAAATACATAAACTGCTACATACTTAAATACAAATTTGTTAGATTTTCTGTTGATGGGCAACCCTGATAATGGGCACTGACAAATTTTGTACATACAATTTGGTTCACTTATGTATGccagtatgtatgtatgtacgtctATTAAACCCCAGAAAATTGTTACTTTTATTTGAAACACTTTTATTTGCAAAGAACGGAGATAGGTACATATCGGTCTCAGATTACGGTACTCAGAAGAGGCGGTCTCTGATTCTATCGCGATGGTAATGATCCGTGCCCCATCTATTCCGGGCACGGAGGGCACGCGTGGCAGTGAGGGACGTGACGTGCGTGAATATATCAGATCCTTAACTTACCGTTATTTGAGTTTGAGTGCAAGCATCTGTGCCGGAGTAAGCTTCCAGTGCCTGTCTTTCCACTATAGGATAGCA
It encodes the following:
- the LOC117188051 gene encoding uncharacterized protein LOC117188051 isoform X2, which translates into the protein MPKGRVSNVWQHYDINEDCENFAICRYCGNNISRGGMASNLKGNNTTNLWTHLRHKHSDEVIVNPVQSRQGRLIPIIKKEKTVRITKAKLLRGPVHVAKPKIERQSTSFVAETGALPQKWEEYEQNDGISEDIKDIIYNEDPLCYSPIHVMEEEVALESGEKVTVLNPSGHSRATISSAPVVATVVASNTNTANAAKQLKNNLETSIDRLTSVSEQLSYIIQQSHEEHVKDDDYYFAMSLVPSMRQMSLSRKLYVRAKIQEVIFKTSEEATSCKDE